The Pseudomonas berkeleyensis genome includes a region encoding these proteins:
- a CDS encoding TetR/AcrR family transcriptional regulator, which translates to MQLFWQRGYEAASLQDLQVVTGLSRSSLYQTYPSKQAWFVAAFSRYVEQRRALLLEQLEASASPLGFIRERLLSVLDDGGSDGVPRGCMLVNVANEFSLSEPALVPVLKRATAGICQVFEQALVRAVACGELPAGDDLQARAAYLQCVMSGLRTQVKSGLPADSIRATVAVVMTSLGGA; encoded by the coding sequence ATGCAGCTGTTCTGGCAGCGCGGCTACGAGGCCGCTTCGCTGCAGGATCTGCAGGTGGTCACCGGCCTGTCCAGGAGCAGCCTGTACCAGACCTACCCGAGTAAGCAGGCCTGGTTCGTCGCTGCGTTCAGCCGTTATGTGGAGCAGCGTCGCGCCCTGTTACTGGAACAGCTGGAGGCCAGTGCCTCGCCGCTCGGTTTCATTCGCGAGCGCCTGCTCAGTGTCCTCGATGATGGCGGCTCGGATGGCGTGCCGCGCGGTTGCATGTTGGTCAACGTCGCCAACGAATTCTCGCTGTCGGAGCCCGCGCTGGTGCCTGTGCTAAAGCGCGCCACGGCGGGGATCTGCCAGGTGTTCGAGCAGGCGCTGGTACGTGCCGTGGCCTGCGGCGAACTGCCCGCAGGAGACGACCTGCAAGCCCGAGCCGCCTATCTGCAATGCGTGATGAGCGGCTTGCGCACTCAGGTCAAGTCCGGGCTGCCGGCTGACTCGATCCGCGCCACCGTCGCCGTGGTGATGACAAGCCTGGGCGGGGCCTGA
- a CDS encoding glutathione S-transferase family protein, whose translation MRELFELCGADRELVFSPYCWRVRLALAHKGLDYQSRPTRFTDKALIAFSGQKLVPVLTDDGETLHDSMAIFAYLDRRYPQHPLLGDALAAERARLVERLSFHMVRMPLLKILIPRVWQVIDPADREYFRSSREKALGMSLEDFADPQGGERQFRDGVAPLEMWLREQPFFEGPAPGGCDYLLAGLLLWAWCLGAQPWADDSALGAWFARILQTYETTHGPVKRASIQAEMSK comes from the coding sequence ATGCGGGAATTGTTCGAGCTGTGCGGGGCTGATCGCGAGCTGGTGTTTTCGCCTTACTGCTGGCGTGTGCGCCTCGCACTGGCGCACAAGGGGCTGGATTACCAGAGCCGGCCGACGCGCTTCACCGACAAGGCGCTGATCGCCTTTTCCGGGCAGAAACTGGTGCCGGTGCTTACCGACGACGGCGAAACGCTGCATGACAGCATGGCCATTTTCGCCTACCTGGATCGACGCTACCCGCAACATCCTCTGCTTGGCGATGCACTGGCTGCCGAGCGGGCGCGGCTGGTCGAGCGCTTGAGCTTTCACATGGTGCGCATGCCGCTGTTGAAGATCCTGATCCCGCGGGTCTGGCAGGTCATTGATCCGGCTGATCGTGAGTACTTCCGCAGCAGCCGTGAAAAGGCACTGGGCATGAGCCTGGAGGATTTCGCCGACCCGCAGGGCGGTGAGCGGCAGTTCCGCGACGGGGTGGCGCCGCTGGAAATGTGGTTGCGTGAACAACCCTTTTTCGAGGGGCCGGCGCCTGGTGGCTGCGATTACCTGCTGGCTGGCCTGCTGCTCTGGGCCTGGTGTCTGGGGGCGCAGCCATGGGCGGATGATTCGGCACTCGGTGCGTGGTTCGCCCGCATTCTGCAGACGTACGAAACTACTCACGGCCCGGTCAAGCGGGCCTCGATCCAGGCGGAGATGAGCAAATGA
- a CDS encoding glutathione S-transferase N-terminal domain-containing protein, translated as MIDLYYWTTPNGHKVSIFLEEAGLDYRVIPVHIGKGEQFEPEFLKIAPNNRIPAIVDQAPADAGEPIALFESGAILEYLADKSGLFLPRETRARFQVLQWLYWQMGGVGPMAGQNHHFVRYAPEPIPYAIERYVKETARLYGVLDRQLAEHEYVAGDYSIADMAIYPWATLWQAQQQKIENFPHMAAWLERIAARPAVQRAYALVAQVNEDPKALLTAEARRLLFGQ; from the coding sequence ATGATCGATCTGTATTACTGGACTACCCCCAACGGCCACAAGGTCAGCATCTTTCTCGAAGAGGCCGGCCTGGACTATCGCGTCATCCCGGTTCACATCGGCAAGGGCGAGCAGTTCGAACCCGAATTCCTCAAGATCGCGCCGAACAACCGTATTCCGGCGATCGTCGATCAGGCGCCGGCAGACGCTGGCGAACCCATTGCCCTGTTCGAGTCCGGGGCGATCCTCGAATACCTGGCCGACAAGAGCGGGTTGTTCCTGCCACGCGAGACCCGCGCGCGTTTCCAGGTGCTGCAATGGCTGTACTGGCAGATGGGCGGCGTCGGGCCAATGGCCGGGCAGAACCATCACTTCGTACGTTATGCGCCGGAGCCGATTCCCTACGCCATCGAACGTTACGTGAAGGAAACTGCCCGCCTTTACGGTGTACTGGATCGTCAACTGGCCGAGCATGAATATGTGGCCGGCGATTATTCGATCGCCGATATGGCCATCTATCCCTGGGCCACATTGTGGCAAGCCCAGCAGCAGAAGATCGAAAATTTCCCGCACATGGCTGCCTGGCTCGAACGCATTGCCGCGCGTCCTGCCGTGCAACGTGCCTACGCGCTGGTCGCCCAGGTGAACGAAGATCCGAAGGCGCTGCTGACCGCCGAGGCGCGGCGCTTGCTGTTCGGGCAGTGA
- the ald gene encoding alanine dehydrogenase codes for MRIGVPKEIKNHEYRVGLTPASVAELSAQGHEVWIETQAGAAIGFADENYREAGAQIAKGAGEVFQQAQLIVKVKEPLAVERAKLRAQHTLFTYLHLAPDRPQTEELMASGATCIAYETVTDALGRLPLLAPMSEVAGRMSIQAGAGCLEKARGGRGVLLGGVPGVAPGKVVILGGGVVGSHALAMAVGLGADVTVLDRNVDALRRLDAQYGNRITTLYSTRAALREQVLAADLVIGGVLIPGAAAPKLITADMVRQMKAGAVLVDVAIDQGGCAETSRATTHAEPTYVVDEVVHYCVANMPGAVARTSTQALNNATLPFVIALAQKGTHCALEEDPHLLAGLNVAGGVITCESVAQAHGLVFQPAASVIERLSR; via the coding sequence ATGCGAATCGGCGTACCCAAGGAAATCAAGAATCACGAGTACCGTGTCGGCCTTACGCCTGCGTCCGTGGCCGAACTGAGCGCACAGGGGCACGAGGTCTGGATCGAGACTCAGGCCGGTGCCGCCATCGGTTTTGCCGACGAGAATTACCGTGAGGCCGGCGCGCAGATCGCCAAGGGCGCCGGCGAGGTGTTTCAGCAGGCGCAACTGATCGTCAAGGTCAAGGAGCCGCTCGCCGTGGAGCGGGCCAAGCTGCGCGCGCAGCACACCCTGTTCACCTACCTGCACCTGGCACCGGATCGGCCGCAGACCGAGGAATTGATGGCGAGTGGCGCCACCTGTATCGCCTACGAGACGGTGACCGATGCTCTGGGCCGCCTGCCATTGCTGGCGCCGATGTCGGAGGTTGCCGGGCGCATGTCGATCCAGGCCGGTGCCGGTTGCCTGGAGAAGGCGCGCGGTGGACGTGGCGTCTTGCTGGGCGGGGTACCAGGTGTGGCGCCGGGCAAAGTGGTGATTCTCGGCGGTGGCGTGGTCGGCAGCCATGCGCTGGCGATGGCGGTCGGCCTCGGCGCCGATGTGACGGTGCTGGACAGAAACGTCGATGCCCTGCGCCGACTCGATGCTCAGTACGGCAATCGCATCACCACGCTGTATTCGACCCGCGCGGCGCTGCGTGAGCAGGTGCTGGCAGCCGATCTGGTCATCGGCGGTGTGCTGATTCCCGGTGCGGCCGCGCCCAAGCTGATCACGGCGGACATGGTGCGGCAGATGAAGGCCGGCGCGGTGTTGGTGGATGTGGCCATCGATCAGGGCGGCTGTGCCGAGACTTCGCGCGCCACCACCCATGCAGAGCCCACCTATGTGGTCGACGAGGTGGTGCATTACTGCGTGGCCAACATGCCTGGTGCGGTGGCGCGTACCTCGACCCAGGCGCTGAACAACGCCACGCTGCCGTTCGTTATCGCCCTGGCGCAGAAGGGCACGCACTGCGCGCTGGAAGAAGACCCGCACTTGCTGGCCGGTCTCAATGTGGCTGGCGGAGTGATTACCTGTGAAAGTGTCGCGCAGGCTCACGGCCTGGTTTTCCAGCCTGCTGCCAGCGTTATCGAGCGGTTGTCGCGTTAG
- a CDS encoding BaiN/RdsA family NAD(P)/FAD-dependent oxidoreductase has protein sequence MLQTDVLIIGAGAAGLMCAATAAARGRRVLVLDHANKAGKKILMSGGGRCNFTNMYCEPANFLSGNPHFCKSALARFTQWDFIGLVAKHGVPYHEKKLGQLFCDNKSSDILELLLAECAEAGAQIRLDTAVQDIAKTEGGFLLQTDLGAVACQSLVIATGGLSIPTLGATGFGYQVAKQFGHEVLPTRAGLVPFTLTDPQLKTLCTELSGTSVEDCRVSCNGQSFVENILFTHRGLSGPAILQISSYWQPGDTVHIDLLPHIDLPEWLATQQRERGNSELKTLLAELFTKKMATLLVDSWFTNKPLKQYTPGELKAIAERLSDWQLVPAGTEGYRTAEVTLGGVNTDEVSSKTLESLKVPGLYFIGEVLDVTGHLGGFNFQWAWASGYAAAQYA, from the coding sequence GTGTTGCAAACCGACGTACTGATCATCGGCGCAGGCGCCGCCGGCCTGATGTGCGCAGCCACCGCCGCCGCCCGTGGCCGCCGCGTGCTGGTACTCGACCATGCCAACAAGGCCGGCAAGAAAATCCTCATGTCCGGCGGTGGGCGCTGCAACTTCACCAATATGTACTGCGAGCCGGCCAACTTCCTCTCCGGCAACCCGCACTTCTGCAAATCCGCCCTGGCGCGCTTCACCCAGTGGGACTTCATCGGCCTGGTCGCCAAGCATGGCGTGCCGTATCACGAGAAGAAACTCGGCCAACTGTTCTGCGATAACAAGTCCAGCGACATTCTCGAACTGCTGCTGGCCGAGTGTGCCGAAGCGGGCGCGCAGATTCGCCTGGATACCGCCGTACAGGACATCGCAAAGACCGAGGGCGGTTTCCTGCTGCAAACCGATCTCGGCGCCGTGGCCTGCCAGTCACTGGTGATCGCCACTGGCGGGTTGTCGATTCCCACCCTCGGCGCCACCGGCTTCGGCTACCAGGTGGCCAAGCAGTTCGGCCATGAGGTGCTGCCAACGCGCGCCGGGCTGGTGCCGTTCACCCTCACCGATCCGCAGCTCAAGACGCTGTGCACCGAACTCTCTGGCACCTCGGTGGAGGACTGCCGGGTGAGCTGCAATGGCCAGAGCTTCGTCGAGAACATCCTGTTCACCCATCGCGGTCTGTCCGGGCCGGCGATCCTGCAGATTTCCTCCTACTGGCAACCAGGCGACACCGTGCACATCGACCTGCTGCCGCATATCGACCTGCCCGAGTGGTTGGCGACCCAACAGCGCGAGCGCGGTAACAGCGAGCTGAAGACCTTGCTGGCCGAGCTGTTCACCAAGAAGATGGCGACCCTGCTGGTGGACAGCTGGTTCACCAACAAGCCGCTGAAGCAGTACACGCCAGGCGAATTAAAGGCGATTGCCGAGCGCCTGTCAGACTGGCAGCTGGTGCCCGCCGGCACCGAGGGCTACCGCACGGCCGAAGTCACCCTGGGCGGGGTGAACACCGACGAGGTGTCGTCCAAGACCCTGGAGTCGCTCAAGGTGCCGGGGCTGTATTTCATCGGCGAGGTGCTGGACGTCACCGGCCATCTCGGCGGCTTCAACTTCCAGTGGGCCTGGGCCTCGGGTTATGCCGCCGCGCAGTACGCCTGA
- a CDS encoding substrate-binding periplasmic protein, translating into MLAVRAWLLLLLLSPALASAELLRLVADPWPPFNDRDLPGNGLASDLVEQALKRAGYTTSYAEVPWERAVLGLKRGDYDVLINAWYSADRAEYGHFSRPYLVNRLRFMQRKGSNIRFETLADLYPHSIAVVRGYAYSKEFDSDPNLLKVGVGSFEIAARMLHAGRVQLALEDELVARYHMGLELSSIRGELEFLPLPLSENGLHILIRRSRADHEEIANRFDKAIQAMSDDGSYAATLQRHGP; encoded by the coding sequence ATGCTCGCAGTGCGTGCCTGGCTATTGCTCTTGCTGCTGTCGCCGGCACTGGCCTCGGCCGAGTTGTTGCGCCTGGTGGCTGATCCCTGGCCGCCTTTCAATGACCGAGACCTGCCTGGCAATGGCCTGGCCAGTGATCTGGTGGAGCAGGCGCTGAAGCGTGCCGGCTACACCACCAGCTACGCCGAAGTGCCCTGGGAGCGGGCTGTGCTGGGGCTCAAGCGCGGCGATTACGATGTGTTGATCAATGCCTGGTACAGCGCGGATCGTGCCGAGTACGGCCACTTCTCCCGCCCTTATCTGGTCAATCGTCTGCGTTTCATGCAGCGCAAGGGCAGCAACATTCGTTTCGAAACCCTGGCCGATCTCTACCCGCACAGCATCGCCGTGGTGCGCGGTTATGCCTATTCCAAGGAGTTCGACAGCGACCCCAACCTACTCAAGGTGGGGGTTGGCAGCTTCGAGATCGCTGCGCGCATGTTGCACGCTGGGCGGGTTCAGCTGGCGCTGGAGGATGAACTGGTGGCGCGGTATCACATGGGTCTGGAGTTGAGCTCCATTCGCGGCGAGCTGGAGTTCCTACCGCTACCGTTGAGCGAGAACGGCCTGCATATCCTGATTCGGCGCAGTCGTGCCGACCACGAGGAAATCGCCAATCGTTTCGACAAGGCGATCCAGGCGATGAGCGACGATGGTAGCTATGCCGCGACGCTGCAGCGCCACGGCCCTTGA
- a CDS encoding GGDEF domain-containing response regulator: MRNILVIEDSPLVLKILEHLFRQEPDLEPIFCASLAEAEVMLETSAALFFAAIVDLHLPDAPNGESVDLVMRYHLPCIVLSGSYNEQRRDELLMKGVVDYVLKESQHSYEYAFRLLHRLDHNSHIKILIADDSDAQRHYIRHILEPHHYQIIEASDGKETLRQLGEHPDLDLLVLDHAMPGVSGFELVKLLRQKLRLSDLIIIGVSADPKGSLSAQFIKHGADDFLRKPFCPEELNCRVMSTLERRDLLRALKKAAQFDALTGLNNRRAFYEQGLQMLQQAQREHREVCVAMLDLDHFKQINDGFGHASGDSALVVFARAMSVAFPDMLLGRLGGEEFALLTLHDAEQVVQALDKLRRQCAGLHYAVGAPSLSFSAGLYQGEPEDLESLLHEADIRLYRAKQQGRARTVLA, translated from the coding sequence ATGCGCAATATTCTGGTCATTGAAGACAGCCCCTTGGTACTGAAGATTCTCGAACACCTGTTCCGTCAGGAACCTGATCTCGAGCCGATCTTCTGTGCCTCGCTGGCCGAAGCGGAGGTGATGCTGGAGACCTCGGCCGCCCTGTTCTTCGCCGCCATCGTCGACCTGCATCTACCCGACGCCCCCAACGGCGAGAGTGTCGACCTGGTGATGCGCTATCACCTTCCCTGCATCGTGCTCAGCGGCAGCTACAACGAGCAACGCCGCGACGAGCTGTTGATGAAAGGTGTGGTCGACTACGTGCTCAAGGAAAGTCAGCACTCCTACGAGTATGCCTTCCGCCTGCTGCACCGGCTCGACCACAACAGCCATATCAAGATTCTCATCGCCGACGACTCAGACGCCCAGCGCCACTACATCCGCCATATCCTCGAACCGCACCACTATCAGATCATCGAGGCCAGCGACGGCAAGGAGACCCTGCGCCAACTGGGCGAGCATCCGGATCTCGACCTGCTGGTGCTCGACCACGCCATGCCCGGTGTCAGCGGTTTCGAGCTGGTCAAACTGCTGCGTCAGAAGCTGCGCCTGAGCGACCTGATCATCATCGGCGTGTCGGCCGACCCCAAGGGCTCGCTCAGCGCGCAGTTCATCAAGCACGGGGCCGATGACTTCCTGCGCAAACCATTCTGCCCCGAAGAACTGAATTGCCGGGTGATGTCGACGCTGGAACGACGCGACCTGCTACGCGCCCTGAAGAAAGCCGCACAATTCGATGCCCTGACCGGCCTGAACAACCGCCGCGCTTTCTACGAACAGGGGCTGCAGATGCTGCAGCAGGCACAACGCGAGCACCGCGAAGTATGCGTGGCGATGCTCGACCTCGACCACTTCAAGCAGATCAACGATGGCTTCGGCCATGCCAGCGGCGACAGCGCCCTGGTGGTGTTCGCCCGGGCAATGAGCGTGGCCTTCCCCGATATGCTGCTGGGCCGACTCGGAGGCGAGGAATTCGCCCTGCTCACACTGCATGATGCGGAGCAGGTGGTGCAGGCACTGGACAAGCTACGTCGGCAATGCGCTGGCCTGCACTACGCCGTGGGCGCGCCGTCCTTGTCGTTCAGCGCGGGGCTGTATCAGGGCGAACCGGAAGATCTGGAAAGCCTCCTGCACGAAGCCGACATCCGGCTATACCGGGCCAAGCAGCAGGGCCGCGCCCGTACGGTGCTGGCCTGA
- the dbpA gene encoding ATP-dependent RNA helicase DbpA yields the protein MTATAFASLPLSAAMQANLAAIGYAEMTPIQAASLPLILKGRDVIAQAKTGSGKTAAFGIGLLHPLNPRYFGCQAMVLCPTRELADQVAKEIRRLARAADNIKVLTLCGGVPFGPQIGSLEHGAHVIVGTPGRVQEHLRKGTLKVDGLNTLVLDEADRMLDMGFVDSISDIIEQTPARRQTLLFSATYPAGIEQLAARFLRSPERAEVEAQHDDGQIEQRFYEIAPGQRMEAVSTLLRHFRKQPVVAFCATRQQCDELAAQLEAEKISAAALHGDLEQRDRDQILALFANRSLSVLVATDVAARGLDIAGLEMVINVELSRDAEVHIHRIGRSGRAGEKGLALSLVAPAEAGRAQAIEALQGKALAWYPLPAAKATGEPLLPPMHTLCIGAGRKEKLRPGDILGALTGDAGIPGDQVGKIALFDYQAYVAVHRDVARQALKRLSEGKIKGRTLRVRLL from the coding sequence GTGACCGCTACCGCCTTCGCCAGCCTGCCCCTTTCCGCCGCCATGCAGGCCAACCTCGCCGCCATCGGCTATGCCGAGATGACGCCCATCCAGGCCGCCAGCCTGCCGCTGATTCTCAAGGGTCGCGACGTGATCGCCCAGGCCAAGACCGGCAGCGGCAAGACCGCAGCGTTCGGCATCGGCCTGCTGCATCCGCTCAACCCACGCTACTTCGGCTGCCAGGCCATGGTGCTGTGCCCGACGCGCGAGCTGGCCGATCAGGTAGCCAAAGAGATTCGCCGCCTGGCCCGCGCGGCCGACAACATCAAGGTGCTCACCCTGTGCGGCGGCGTGCCCTTCGGCCCGCAGATCGGCTCGCTGGAGCACGGCGCGCACGTTATCGTCGGCACGCCTGGACGCGTGCAGGAACACCTGCGCAAGGGCACGTTGAAGGTCGATGGTCTCAATACTCTGGTGCTCGACGAGGCGGATCGCATGCTCGACATGGGCTTCGTCGACAGCATCAGCGACATCATCGAACAGACCCCGGCGCGCCGGCAGACCCTGCTGTTCTCCGCCACCTACCCGGCCGGCATCGAACAACTCGCCGCGCGCTTCCTGCGCAGCCCCGAGCGGGCCGAGGTCGAGGCGCAGCATGATGACGGGCAGATCGAACAACGCTTCTACGAAATCGCTCCGGGCCAGCGCATGGAAGCGGTCAGCACGCTGCTGCGGCATTTCCGTAAACAGCCGGTGGTCGCCTTCTGCGCCACGCGCCAGCAGTGCGACGAACTGGCCGCGCAGCTGGAAGCCGAGAAGATCTCCGCCGCTGCCCTGCATGGCGATTTGGAGCAACGTGATCGCGATCAGATCCTCGCCCTGTTCGCCAACCGCAGTCTTAGCGTGCTGGTGGCCACCGACGTGGCCGCACGCGGCCTGGATATCGCCGGGCTGGAGATGGTGATCAACGTCGAGCTGTCGCGTGATGCCGAGGTGCATATCCACCGCATCGGCCGCAGTGGTCGCGCCGGTGAAAAAGGCCTGGCGCTGAGCCTGGTGGCCCCCGCCGAAGCCGGTCGCGCCCAAGCCATCGAAGCGCTTCAGGGCAAGGCACTGGCCTGGTATCCGCTGCCTGCGGCCAAGGCGACTGGCGAACCGCTGCTGCCGCCGATGCACACGCTGTGCATCGGCGCCGGGCGCAAGGAGAAACTGCGCCCTGGTGACATCCTCGGCGCCCTGACCGGCGATGCCGGCATCCCGGGCGATCAGGTCGGCAAGATCGCCCTGTTCGATTACCAGGCCTACGTTGCCGTGCACCGCGATGTGGCTCGCCAGGCGCTGAAGCGCCTGAGCGAAGGCAAGATCAAGGGTAGAACTCTGCGCGTGCGTCTATTGTAG
- the mdtD gene encoding multidrug transporter subunit MdtD, with amino-acid sequence MTIPAPLDPRTARLLPWIVAIAFFMQTLDGTILNTALPAMAGDLNEDPLRMQSVVIAYMLTVALLIPASGWIADRFGTRRIFFGAIALFSLGSLLCALSESLSMLIGARVIQGLGGALMMPVGRLVVLRAYPRSELVRIMSFITLPGLLGPLIGPSLGGWLVEVASWHWIFLINLPVGLLGCWAARRYMPDLRGPERSRFDSVGFLLFGAAMLLITVALEGLGELHLPTMRVVLLLLGGMACLAAYWLRAGRIEQPLFSPALFHTRSFAVGIIGNLFARLGSGALPFLTPLLLQLAMGYSPAQAGMSLIPLALAAMAAKPLAKPLIERLGYRNILTSNTLLLGALIASLALVDAETSTLQLIIQLSLIGACNSLQFTAMNTVTLIDLDNRDASSGNSLLSVVVQLAMGLGVASAAALLSGFSRDLGGSDHVLQAFQATYLCVGLLSMLAAAIFLQLDTKAGRSGRNIEVPTDD; translated from the coding sequence ATGACCATCCCCGCACCGCTCGACCCACGTACCGCCCGCCTGCTGCCATGGATAGTCGCCATCGCCTTCTTCATGCAGACGCTGGACGGCACCATCCTCAATACCGCCCTGCCCGCCATGGCTGGCGATCTCAACGAAGACCCGCTGCGCATGCAGTCGGTGGTGATCGCCTACATGCTCACCGTGGCGTTGCTGATTCCGGCCTCGGGCTGGATCGCCGACCGCTTCGGCACCCGGCGCATCTTCTTCGGCGCCATCGCCCTGTTCAGCCTCGGCTCGCTGCTGTGCGCGCTATCGGAATCGCTCAGCATGCTGATCGGCGCGCGGGTCATTCAGGGCCTCGGCGGTGCTTTGATGATGCCGGTCGGACGCCTGGTGGTGCTGCGCGCCTATCCGCGCTCCGAGCTGGTGCGGATCATGAGCTTCATCACCCTGCCCGGCCTGCTCGGCCCGCTGATCGGGCCGAGCCTCGGCGGCTGGCTGGTGGAAGTCGCCAGCTGGCACTGGATCTTCCTGATCAACCTGCCCGTGGGGCTACTCGGTTGCTGGGCGGCGCGACGGTATATGCCGGATCTGCGCGGGCCGGAGCGTAGCCGCTTCGATAGCGTGGGTTTCCTGCTGTTCGGCGCCGCCATGTTGCTGATCACCGTGGCGCTGGAAGGACTCGGCGAGCTGCACCTGCCGACCATGCGCGTGGTGCTGCTGTTGCTCGGCGGCATGGCCTGCCTGGCCGCCTACTGGCTGCGCGCCGGGCGTATCGAACAGCCGTTGTTCTCGCCAGCGCTGTTCCACACCCGTAGCTTCGCCGTGGGCATCATCGGCAACCTGTTCGCGCGTCTCGGCAGCGGCGCGTTGCCCTTCCTCACGCCACTGCTGCTGCAACTGGCGATGGGCTATTCGCCGGCTCAGGCCGGCATGAGCCTGATCCCGCTGGCACTGGCCGCCATGGCAGCCAAACCCCTGGCCAAGCCGCTGATCGAGCGCCTCGGCTACCGCAACATCCTCACCAGCAACACCCTGCTGCTTGGCGCCCTGATCGCCAGCCTGGCGCTGGTCGATGCCGAGACCTCGACGTTGCAGCTGATTATCCAGCTGAGCCTGATCGGCGCCTGCAACTCGCTGCAGTTCACCGCGATGAACACGGTAACTCTGATCGACCTGGACAACCGCGACGCCAGCAGCGGCAACAGCCTGCTGTCGGTGGTGGTGCAACTGGCAATGGGCCTGGGCGTCGCCTCGGCAGCGGCGCTGCTCAGCGGCTTCAGCCGCGACCTTGGCGGCAGTGACCATGTGTTGCAAGCGTTCCAGGCCACCTACCTGTGCGTCGGCCTGCTATCGATGCTGGCAGCGGCGATCTTCCTGCAACTGGACACGAAAGCGGGCCGTAGCGGCCGCAATATCGAGGTTCCGACCGACGACTGA
- the torT gene encoding TMAO reductase system periplasmic protein TorT: MLRWSYWHIALFWAKDGFMRWLPVWFCLFSQSLLAAEWFPYPVEADGRMRDYRPLPVADKPWRICALLPHGKDRYWWGVAWGLDQEANRLGVRLGIYEAGGYEHAAVQLEQFDHCVAEGANAFVVASINTYDLCHAAEVQTKAGRPVIDLVNRLDCPGISAHSRVDFADMARATLEYVVKRSAGRPIQVGWLPGPADAGWVQDAERGLREAMPGSAVTLAHGGYGPVDRSRQAQLVRELLKQHPQLDYLIGNAEAAAFAAQLVRNVGSQAQVLSFYATERVLEQIHEGQVLAAPTDSPVIQARVALDLAVRALQGEKVPQLISPKIEMLDVAALERFDLGRLMPPEGHWMIRQELPD, translated from the coding sequence GTGCTACGCTGGAGCTACTGGCATATCGCCCTGTTCTGGGCTAAGGACGGTTTCATGCGCTGGTTACCTGTCTGGTTCTGCCTGTTCAGCCAGTCACTGCTGGCTGCCGAATGGTTTCCCTATCCGGTAGAAGCCGATGGCCGCATGCGGGATTACCGCCCTTTGCCTGTGGCCGACAAGCCCTGGCGCATCTGTGCGCTGTTGCCCCACGGCAAGGATCGTTACTGGTGGGGCGTGGCCTGGGGGCTGGATCAGGAAGCGAACCGGCTCGGCGTGCGCCTGGGCATCTATGAGGCCGGTGGCTACGAGCATGCAGCGGTGCAACTGGAGCAGTTCGACCATTGTGTGGCCGAGGGTGCCAATGCCTTCGTCGTGGCCAGCATCAACACCTATGACCTGTGCCACGCGGCAGAAGTGCAGACGAAGGCTGGTCGTCCGGTGATCGATCTGGTCAATCGCCTGGATTGCCCTGGCATCAGCGCCCATTCCCGGGTCGACTTCGCCGATATGGCACGCGCAACCCTCGAATATGTAGTGAAACGCAGCGCCGGTCGGCCGATTCAGGTCGGCTGGCTGCCTGGGCCGGCAGATGCCGGCTGGGTGCAGGATGCCGAACGCGGCCTGCGCGAAGCCATGCCGGGTAGCGCGGTAACGCTGGCTCATGGTGGCTACGGCCCGGTCGATCGCAGCCGTCAGGCGCAACTGGTGCGGGAGCTGCTCAAGCAGCATCCGCAGCTCGATTACCTGATCGGCAATGCCGAGGCGGCGGCGTTCGCGGCGCAGTTGGTGCGTAATGTCGGTTCGCAGGCACAGGTGCTGTCGTTCTATGCCACTGAACGGGTGCTGGAACAGATTCACGAAGGCCAGGTGCTGGCAGCGCCGACCGACTCGCCGGTGATTCAGGCGCGTGTCGCGCTGGATCTTGCCGTGCGTGCTCTACAGGGCGAGAAGGTTCCGCAGCTGATCAGCCCCAAGATCGAGATGCTCGATGTCGCCGCACTGGAGCGCTTTGACCTCGGGCGGCTGATGCCACCCGAGGGGCACTGGATGATCCGTCAGGAATTACCCGACTAG